The Bdellovibrio sp. NC01 genome includes the window TCTCCGTTTTTTGTTTAAGATGTTAGTTAGGTGATATGAATCGTAAATTGGGACTGCATCGTCCGATTCTAGATGGCAAAGTGAATTTTCCGTTGTGTTTGGCACCCATGGTGGGGCTGACTCACGTGGCATTGCGCGAAGTGATTCGCGAATACTTGCCGTCCGATGCCTTTACGATCTGGCCGACAGAGATGTTGAACTCGCGTCGAGTGCCCGATGAAAATCTCGAAACCACACCTGAAACAATGCGCTCGGAATCTGAAACGGGACTAGTTCCGCAAATTCTTGGCAATGAAGAAGAACCCATCGCAAAAACCGTCAAACGTTTGATCGAGTGGGGTGCCGAAGCGATTGATATCAACATGGGCTGTCCCGTGCAAAAAGCGTTGAAGCATAATTACGGCGTGGCACTTATGGGTGATCCATCATATGCGGCAGAAGTTGTGCGCATGACCGTCAAAAATTCTACGGTGCCAGTCAGTGTGAAGTTGCGTGCCGTTGGTAGCACCAAAGAATTCGATGAACTTTTGACGTTCGTACAAGGTTTAAGAAATTCTGGTGCTGCGTGGGTGTGTTTGCATCCGCGAACGGCGGCACAAAAACGCCGTGGCTCTGCGGACTGGGAACAAATCAAACAACTGCACAAAGCTGTCGACTTTCCAGTGATCGGCAATGGAGACGTGCAAACGTCTGACGATGTGATCGCCATGCTTGAAGAAACGGGTTGCGATATGGCGATGGCCGGTCGCGCTCTAGCGGCTCGTCCGTGGATGATGTGGCAATTGGGTGAGCGTCTTGGTTTTTCTGCACCTGCAGGCAAAGAAGGTTTGCGCGCTCCAAGCACTCCAGAAGAAGAGGGCGCTGAATACGGAAAAGTTTTAGTGAGTTTGATTAAAAAATCCGTTCAGTTTTTCGGCGAAGATAAAGCCATGCGCAAAGTGCGTTTCTATGTCAGAACGACATCGGTGTGGCTGCCTTTTGGAAATGCCTTAACAAGCGTGTGCGCAAAAGCGCAGAACACAGATCAGATGATCGAAGGTGTTGAAAAATTCTTCTCGGTCCCGCATGAGATGTCGGCGCGAACGGAATTGCGACAATAGAACTACCGTGAATCAAAAACTTAGAAATAAAAAAAAAGGATCTAGCGCGAAGCCAGATCCTTTTTATTTTCCGCAAAATGTAAGGGATTAATTCCCTGCCAACATCGCGTCTAATTTGCCTTCATCATCAAGGGCTTTCAGGTCCGTGTAGCCACCAACCAGTTTGCCGTTGATCAAGATGATAGGTACAGTTCTCCAACCAGTTTCCGCTTTGATGCGGTCGATTTCTTCTGGCTTGTCTGTCAGATCGATAAGATCGTAAGTCAGATTTTTTCCGTTAAGGAAATTCACTGCACGGTCGCAATACGGGCATGGATTCTTCTTGTAAATTGTGATTTGCGCCATAATTACCTCGAGGTTATTTATGTACTCCGACAAAGCCGGAGTAGGTCTATAGCCTTGACCTTAACACTTTATTAGGAAAAAGTCAGGTATGGATTGTTTATTGTGTCAGGCTCCTCATACAGCGCCATTTAATGTGATTAAGAAGCCCGAAAAGAGCTATTTTCACTGCGCCTTCTGCGACCTGATCTTTATGAATCCGGCAGAGCGCCTGACGTCTTCCCAAGAGAAGTCTCGTTATGATCACCATCAAAACGAAGATATGAAAGGCTATCGCGCTTTCCTTGAGCCTTTGGTGAAGGATGTCGAGCAATTTACGAAAAATGTGAAACGTGATCCGGTTGATACTAGCATTCTTGATTTTGGCTGCGGTCCTACGGCCTTCTTAGGAAATTGGCTGACGGAAAAAAACTTCCGCGTCACAAATTACGACCTTTTCTATCATCCCGATCAAGATGCTCTTCGCAAAAGCTATAACATCATCACATCAACAGAGGTGTGGGAGCACTTGCATGAACCACGCATTGAAATCATCAAGATGTTGAAGATGTTAAAGCCAGGAGGAATCCTGGCGATCATGACTTCATCCCACAAGGGTGAGGCCGCATTCCATGATTGGTATTACAGACGCGATCTGACCCACGTCACTTTCTTTTCAGAAAAAACGATGAAGTGGATCGCGGACCATTTCAAATTGCAATTGCTTAAATCAAGAAGTCCTTATTGGATCTTCCAAAAAGCCGAAGCTCCTACTATTTAGGAGCCGGGCCCAACTTCTGCCACAAGTAAGTATACTCTAGTGTGTTCCACAGAATTTTCTGTTTGATATTCGCATTGCCTGCGTGACCACCTTCTGTGTTTTCGTAGTAGTAAACTTTGTGTCCTTGTTCTTTCATGCGTGCGACCATTTTGCGCGCGTGTCCTGGATGAACACGGTCATCCTTAGTGCTCGTCATAAAGAAGATTTCTGGATATTTCTTGTCAGCTTTCACGTTTTGATAAGGGGAGTACTGCAAGATAGCTTCTCGCATTTTCGCGTCGTCGGGATTGCCGTATTCTTCCATCCAGCTCGCACCCGCTAGCAACTTGTGATAGCGAAGCATATCAAGCAATGGCACTTCAACAAGAGCTGCATTGAACAAGTCAGGACGACGGACGACCGTGGCGCCAGTTAAAAGCCCACCATTAGATCGACCTTGAATTCCTAAATGTCCCGCATTTGTGATCTTTGATTTAATCAAATCTTCTGCGACTGCGATGAAGTCATCGTAAACTTTCGTGCGATTTTCACGAAGCACAGCTTGATGCCATGATGGACCGAACTCGCCACCACCACGGATGTTTGCTACAACAAAAACGCCGCCACGCTCAATCCAAACTTTGCCGATGCTATCAAGATAGTAGGGCAGGATCGGGCTTTCGAAACCGCCGTAGCCGTACATGAGCGTTGGATTCTTTTCGTTCAACTTCATGTTCTTTTTATGAATGATGAAGTACGGAATCATCGTGCCGTCTTTGCTTTTCGCCTCTTTTTGATCAACTGTCATTTCAGCCGAATTAAAGCGCGGTGGAGCTGACTTCAACAACGCCCAGTCTGAATTTTTATCCGCAGGCATACCAAGATAAATTGCCGAAGGACTTAGGAAGTCCGTGTAATTAACCAAGAAGGCATCATCAAAGGCGTCATTTGAATAAGCGCGTGCAACACCTTTGTTACCAAGATTCAAATCCGCAAGTTGCCAGCTGCCAGTTTCTTGACGGGTGATGCGTGCGACTTTGCCTTGAACGTTATCATTCAAATTCAAATAAATTGCCGTCTTGCTGATACCAACGTGACTTAAGAAACGTTTTGCTTTGGGTGTGAACAAAATGTCCAAGAAATCCAAAGCTTTTTCTTTAAGTTTCAACCGTTGCGCTGGTAACGCCACTAAGCTTCCCGCAGGAATCATGCGCGTGTTGGTTTTAAGGTCATCGCGCAACAGGAATAAGAAGTAGTCATCAAACACGCCAGAAAAATCGGCACTTGTCGGCACAGGTAGCAAAGTTCTGACACCTTTTTCGTCTTCATACCAAACTTCGTTTTCATAGAATGAAATTGTACGGAAGTGGAAGATATAGTTTTTCTTTGGCGTAAAGTACGTGAATGTTGAAGCACTCATGTCTTTTTTGCTACCTTGGAATACTTCTTTCGCGTCTTTCAAAGCCTGACCGCGTTTCAAAATTTTTGAAATCATCGGGTAGCCTGAATCCGTCAAAGAATTAGCACCCCAGTCTGTGCCCACGTAAAGAGTGTCTTGATCGATCCACGTCGCATAACTTTTCGCTTCAGGAAGGAAGAAGCCGTCTTTTACGAAACTCAAAGACGTTAAATCAAACTCGCGCGTGACCTTTGCGTCCTTACCACCACGAGAAAGTGAAATCAGGCAACGTGTGTTTTTAGGCGGCAAGCAATCCGCACCGGCCCACACCCAGTTTTCATTTTCTTTTTTCGCTAAAGCATCAAGATCAAGAAGGACATTCCACTGCGGTTTTTCTTTTTTAAACTCTTCAACAGAAGTTTTGCGCCAGATGCCGCGCGTGTGCTTCTTGTCTTGCCAGAAATTATAAACTTCGCCGTTCATCAAATAAACTTGCGGTAGACGATCATCGGCTAAAGCAATCTTGGTTAAATCTTTTTTGATAGAATTAAAGTTTGGATCTTTTTTGAAATGAGCGACAGTGCGTTTGCTCTCGGCTTTTGCAAACTCGAGGGCTTTCTTGCCTTCAACTTCTTCAAGATAAAGATAAGGATCTTGCTGAACGGATTGAGTCTCTTTTTTCACCGGCTCTTTTTTTACTTGAGCATTTTTGGTGATGCAAGATGTAAGTGCTAGGGATGCAGTTGCAAGAACGAACAGGAGTTTCATACGCATAAAACAGGAACCTCTTTTCGAGGCCCCATCATAGTAATTTTTCCGCCTGATGCAACTTTATACGCTGCTAGTCTCTTTCAAGAATATATAAATACGTATTATTTCCGAAGTCGCCACCGCCGCCACGCACGATGCGAATATCTTCATCGACGTAAACGTTTTGCAGAATTCCTTTTTTGCCAATGGGGCTTTGCTCTGGTGGAGCAGGGTTTTTATCGAATGCTCCAAATTCTGCTAACATGGCAAGGCGTGTCGGTTCTGAATAGCTCCAGTCGGGGTTTGTAACGGCTTTGGTAAATTCGATATTAAGAGCGTTATCGCCAACAGTGAATTTGCCGCGCAAATAACCCATATTTTTTGCTTCACCATATTGATCGCGGGCAACGTTCCAGTAGTAGCCCTCTGGAAAGACAACTTGCCAAATTGAATCCGCACGTGCGCCCATGCCGGGTTGACCTCCGGGACCATCGGCCCAGACTTGATACCAAGTGCCGATGACGTCGATCAGTTTTTCTTGCTCTGTGCGTGCCGGAACGAGACTCGCAAGCTCATCAACTAAGGGATCCAATTTTTGGCGAACTTCAACGCTGTTGTCATCGGTATCAAATTCACCTTGGGCATCAAAAGCAATTTGCAGAATTTCGTATTTAAGTTCTTTGATTCTGTCTGCTGTATCGTCAGCACGAAGCAGAGGAGAAACCAGGAATACTGCCATTGATAAGGCAGCCGCGAATCTTTTCATGGGAAGCCTCCAGTGATGAGTTTCTAGCACTGACTCTACATTCGGGGACAGATGATGCCATCCTGTATTTGTGCAGCGATAAAAATGCGTATCAGAAAATGGTCTAGCTGCTTGATTAAGACTTCATTACGATGCGGAGCTGCCGACAAGCGATCAAGGAGTCTTATTTGTTTCTTGTTCATTTGCTGGCCTTAATTCTAGTCAGTCTTCCGGGTATTTCCATTGGATCTTATCCATCTGGCTTGTCTGTCTTGTGCATGCAAACAAAATCCTGTTCATCGCAGACTCAAGAAATGCGTAAACTTGCGGTCGCTCAGTGCGAGATGCAAATACAAACCCTGGGGTGTGAAGAGTTAGGAAGACAGTTCCCAGAGATGAAAGATTCCATTCGCAGTTGTGGCTTTGAAGATCAATGCAAGGCTGAAGAGGATTACCAGAACAACGAAGAGATCGCGTGTTTGCGTGGTTATAAAAATTCGATCGTCGATACTGGCAAAGCGATGAAAGATATGGCTGTGTCTTTGGGTGAATTCATCGACAGCAGTTGGGAAAGCTTCAAGAATAGCGTCAAAGATCGTAACCAGTTTATCAAGCAGTGTAACAAGTCTCTTTCGTGTAAGCGTGATTTAGTGAAAGATGATCACCGTTATAAAAATCTTTCTGATGAACAATTGAACAAATACTCCGCAGCTTTTTTGTACGTTGAAGCACAAGACATGAAAGCGTGGCAGGCGTCGCTTGATCGTGCGCCGGGCAGAATGGGCGTAAAGGCGCCAACGACGCCTTTGACGCCAGCGCAGATTGATAAAATCGCGGATATGAAAGCGATGGTTCGTGAAAAAATCGAAACAGAATATCGCAAGTTTGCGTGTTATCGTCCCGTCGTCCAGGCCGAGATGGCTTGTTATGCGATTGGTAACGTCATCGATCCAACACTTCTGTTCGGTGCTGTATTCAAGGGAGCGCGCTTAGTCGGTGCAACCGCCAAAGCGATGACGGCTGAAAAAATTGCCGCGCGTGCAGAAGAGACCGAAAAGGCCGGAGCTGCACTACGCACCGCTGGCTTATCGCGTGAAAACTTAGTTAAAACATATTTGGAATATTCCCCGACGTCAGTTGCACAGAATGAAAAATGGATTTCAGTTGCGGAAAAGGGCGTCGCTTCCAAGACGAAGTTCCTTGATGTCGAGAACAGTCAGTTAAAAGTTTTGAACGATACTTTGAAAGATAAAAATCTGGTCACAAGTTTAACGAACTATCACAAGAAGATCTTATTCGATAAGATCGAGGATCTAAAAAAACAGTTCCCGGATCTGGTGATTGATTCGTATTCGGATTTCAAATCTTCGCGTTTTGCATTTTCAGGAAAAATTCCGGCAGATTTGGATAAGCGTCTGCAAGCGATCTTTAAAGACGCCAATAAAGAATTCACCGATTATGTGAAGTCAGAAAAAATCCTTCGTGAAGGCGATACCGCTGAAACGTGGTTCCGAGCTGGCACGGGCCAGTCGGCTGAGCAGGCCAACGTGGCTGCTCGTTATTCACGCATGGCCGAGTCGAATGAACTACAAAGTTATGCGCAGTCTAAATTGAATAATGATCTGACGACGAAATTGAATTCGATTGAAAGCAGTCGCCAATCTTTACAAACGCAATTGCGTAATACCTCCGCTGTGGATGGGAAGACTTTTGATTCTGACGTCTTTGATATCGTTCGAAAGAACATGGGTAATGATGATAAGATTAAGTCGGCGTTGTCACAACGTTATGCTTTGTCAGAGCTTTCACCAGCGACCGTCAAAGAATTGCAGACCTATGTCAAAACTTCGGATGAATTTTCACCAGGTATCTTTGTGCCTAAACGGGAAGTCGCGCATTTAGGAGAAGCCTCTCAGGGGGGCTTGTCTGCTGACGTGATTGGCCTTGGCGCTTCCAATATGAAGGGCACGGCAGACGCGTTGGCTCGTTCGAAAAACTTAGATCAGGTCCTTGAAGAAACGCGCAAGGCTGAAAAAGTCGTGACTGCAAATTTCCAGGCGCAGAAAAAATACTTTGAAGATGTGGTTCGTCAATCCGTCGATCCGGGTAAGTTAAAAACCGTGTGCTCAGGGGATGACTGCGTTGCGATTGCGGTAAAACCTTTGAATGAAACGGATAAAACAAAAATTTTAAGTGGTCTTGCAAACAGTCAATATTCTGGCAAGTTCCGCCTTGCATTTATTGAAGATGGCATTGCCGATTCCACAACTCGAAACATGCTCAGTACTCATGGTGAAAGTGTGGAGAAATTGTTGCGTTCATCATTAGGTTCCGTGATGGAACCACGCAAACTTCAAGGCCTTACCTTTGGTCTCGATATGAGAACGCAGACATTGAACTCCGGCGCCGTGAAGCTTCTGATGGGCGAGAACACCGCGGTGAAGCTTTCTACGCAAGAGCGCAAGTTGATTGAGCAAAAGTTTTCAGAGGCTTTGCAAGACTTCAACAAGAGTTTGCAGAAGCAGGGAATTAATTCGAATTATCGTCCGTTTTAACACGTTGATTCAATAGTGTTTCCATAATCCCAAAATATAAAAACAGACTCGCCGTGATTTGACAAAAATGCCAGCACAGAGCTTAATTAAGAAGTAAGAAAGAGGTTGGCATGTTCCCTCGCAAATCAAGCTTCTTATTCACTCTCACTTCGCTGGCAATTTCTTTTGCGAATGCGCAAGAAGTTTATACCTTCCAGCAAGCTGTGGATTTGGTAAAACAAAACAATGCGGATATTCGTTCTTCCGAGCAAAATCTGCAATCGTCAAAATTTACGATCGACAGTTATCGCGGAACTTATTATCCACAGCTTTCGGGTTCATTGGGATATTCGCAAACAGGTCCGAATGATCCTGATAATGGTTCAACGGGTGGCAGCTCTTATTCCGCGACTTTAAATGCTTCACAAAACATCTTTAACGGCTTTGCTGATGTTGCGAAGGTGGATTCGGCAAAAGCGCAAGCCCGCGTGTCGGAAGCATCTCTGGCTATCACAAAAGCAAAAGCAAGCTACGATCTTAAAGTTGCCTATGCTTATTTGCTTTATGCGAAAGATGCAGAAAAAATCACGAAAGACTTCTTAAAACGTCGTGAAGACAACTTACGCATGGTAGAGCTGCGTTTCGAAAGTGGTCGCGAGAACAAAGGTTCTTTGATGCTTTCGCAAGCCTACTTGTTACAATCTAAATCCGATCTGTTAAAAGCGGCACACGGTCGTGAAACAAGCGAAAGTGATTTGCAAAAGGTCTTGGGACTTGATGGCGACAGAGTTGTCGATGTGAAAGACGATATTCCTTTGCGTGAGCCCGCAGATAAAGATCCTGATTATCAACAGATCGCGATGACAACGCCAACACGTTTGCAATCGGTGGCGCAGGTCGATGTTTCTGAAGCCAGTGTGACGTCTGCAAAATCAAGTTTCTTTCCGACGTTAAATTTAACCGGTTCGGTGGGTAAACTTGATGAACAGTTTTTCCCTGATAATGATCGTTGGGCAGTGGGCGCCACATTGTCGGTGCCACTCTTCAATGGTGGTCGCGATTATTACAGTACAAAAAGTGCGACGTCGTCTTTGTATGCAGCAAAGAGTAATTTGACTAGCGTTGAGCGTTCGCTGCTTTCGACTCTCAAAAAAGCTTTCACTTCTTATCAAGAGGCGGTCGCTGATTTGAAAGTGAACGAAGCGTTCTTGAGCGCTGCGAAAACACGTGCTGAAATTGCGCGCTCTAAATATAACAATGGTCTTTTGACGTTCGACGATTGGGATATCATCGAAAACGATTTGATCACAAAGACCAAAACATATCTTCAATCTAAACGAGATCGCATTGTCGCAGAAGCAGCTTGGGAACAAGCACAAGGAACCGGAGCTATTCAATGAGTCAATCAATGAACCAGAACAGCAAGATGTCTAAAAAAGCTAAAATCATAATCGGTGTTGTTGTATTGGCTGTCGCTGCGGGTGGCTTCATCTATTATCGTTCAACAAAAAAAGAAACAGTCACTTACCGTCGTGTGGAAGCGAAGAAGGGTGACCTGGAAATCACAATTCTTGCGACAGGAACTGTGCAACCCGAAAACCGCTTAGAGATCAAAGCTCCCGTTGCAGGACGCATGGAATCGGTTTTAGTTAAAGAAGGTCAGAAGCTTGTGAAAGGTCAAGTGATCGCATGGATGTCGTCGTCCGAACGCGCGGCGATGCTTGATGCGGCCCGATCAAAAGGAGCTGAGGAATACAAACGCTGGTCTGAACTTTATTTGGCAACACCGATCATGGCGCCAATTTCGGGGACTTTGATTTTACGAAGTGTTGAACCAGGTCAAACGTTCACGAACACCGATGCGATTTTCACAATGTCAGATCGCCTGACCGTAAAAGCGCAGGTTGATGAGACCGACATTTCGCAAATCAAATTGAAAGAAAAAGCACAAATTGTTTTGGATGCCTATCCGGGACAAAAAATTGATGCGACCGTGGATCAAATTGCGTTTGATGCGAAAACCGTGAATAGCGTGACGACTTACATCGTTGACGTTCTTCCCCAAAAAGCGCCACCGACAATGTTAAGTGGTATGACGGCAAATGTGACTTTCTTTATCGAATCAAAGAAAGATGTTTTGTTGATTCCAAGCGAATCTATCAAGGTTCAAGATGGTCGTACCCTGGTGATGGTTGCGGGGCCTGATGGCAAACCTCAGCAGCGTGATGTCTCTGTAGGTTCAACAGATGGCCGTAATACTGAAGTGACGGACGGTGTAAGCGAAGGCGAAACTGTCATGATCGCGGAAGTTAAATTAAGTCGTGATGGTAAGAAGGGTTCAAATCCATTCTCGCCAATGGGTGGAGCACGTCCTCCAAGAAGATAGGCTTATTATGATTGAAATTCGCAACGTCCGAAAATCTTATCAAATGGGTGATACTCGCGTGGATGCTCTACGTGGAGTCAGCCTGACGATCGACGATGGCGACTTCGTTGCAATCATGGGACCTTCGGGATCGGGCAAATCGACATTGATGCACATCTTAGGTTTATTGGACGTGCCGACAGAAGGTTCTTACAAACTTCATGGTCGCGAAGTTTCTAAATTATCTGAAGATGAGTTGGCAATTCTTCGTCGTGACGAAATCGGTTTTATCTTCCAGCAATTTAATCTCTTACCCCGTATGCCAGCGTGGCAGAACGTATCGTTGCCGCTATTATATTCGCAAAAGAATTTTAATTTAGAAAAAGCACAAGTTCTTTTGGATAAAGTGGGCTTGGGCACTCGCACGGATCATAAACCGAACGAATTGTCAGGTGGTCAGCAACAACGTGTCGCTATTGCGCGCTCATTGATAAATAATCCTAAAATCATTTTCGCCGACGAGCCCACAGGGAACTTGGATTCAAAAAGCGAAAAAGAAATCATGCAGATTTTAAAAGATCTGAATGCGCAAGGGATCACGATTGTCGTTGTCACCCACGAAGAAGAAATCGGCGAACAAGCGAAACGTTTGATCCGCATGCGTGATGGCGAAGTACAATCAGACGAGCGTAAAGAGCCTTTGCCAGGCTTGGCGAAGCATGAATCAACACAGTCGTTATTTTCAAAATTTCATTTTGGTGAATTGATTGAACATTTCCATCAAGGCTACAAAACTTTAGCAGCAAATAAAATTCGCAGTGCTCTTTCAATGTTGGGTATCTTGATCGGTGTGGGGGCAGTGGTTGCGATGCTTGCGCTCGGCAATGGTGCGCAGAAAGCGATTGAAAATCAATTGGCCTCGCTGGGTTCAAACTTATTGATTCTGC containing:
- a CDS encoding tRNA-dihydrouridine synthase family protein; translated protein: MNRKLGLHRPILDGKVNFPLCLAPMVGLTHVALREVIREYLPSDAFTIWPTEMLNSRRVPDENLETTPETMRSESETGLVPQILGNEEEPIAKTVKRLIEWGAEAIDINMGCPVQKALKHNYGVALMGDPSYAAEVVRMTVKNSTVPVSVKLRAVGSTKEFDELLTFVQGLRNSGAAWVCLHPRTAAQKRRGSADWEQIKQLHKAVDFPVIGNGDVQTSDDVIAMLEETGCDMAMAGRALAARPWMMWQLGERLGFSAPAGKEGLRAPSTPEEEGAEYGKVLVSLIKKSVQFFGEDKAMRKVRFYVRTTSVWLPFGNALTSVCAKAQNTDQMIEGVEKFFSVPHEMSARTELRQ
- a CDS encoding glutaredoxin domain-containing protein, with protein sequence MAQITIYKKNPCPYCDRAVNFLNGKNLTYDLIDLTDKPEEIDRIKAETGWRTVPIILINGKLVGGYTDLKALDDEGKLDAMLAGN
- a CDS encoding class I SAM-dependent methyltransferase, with amino-acid sequence MDCLLCQAPHTAPFNVIKKPEKSYFHCAFCDLIFMNPAERLTSSQEKSRYDHHQNEDMKGYRAFLEPLVKDVEQFTKNVKRDPVDTSILDFGCGPTAFLGNWLTEKNFRVTNYDLFYHPDQDALRKSYNIITSTEVWEHLHEPRIEIIKMLKMLKPGGILAIMTSSHKGEAAFHDWYYRRDLTHVTFFSEKTMKWIADHFKLQLLKSRSPYWIFQKAEAPTI
- a CDS encoding prolyl oligopeptidase family protein codes for the protein MRMKLLFVLATASLALTSCITKNAQVKKEPVKKETQSVQQDPYLYLEEVEGKKALEFAKAESKRTVAHFKKDPNFNSIKKDLTKIALADDRLPQVYLMNGEVYNFWQDKKHTRGIWRKTSVEEFKKEKPQWNVLLDLDALAKKENENWVWAGADCLPPKNTRCLISLSRGGKDAKVTREFDLTSLSFVKDGFFLPEAKSYATWIDQDTLYVGTDWGANSLTDSGYPMISKILKRGQALKDAKEVFQGSKKDMSASTFTYFTPKKNYIFHFRTISFYENEVWYEDEKGVRTLLPVPTSADFSGVFDDYFLFLLRDDLKTNTRMIPAGSLVALPAQRLKLKEKALDFLDILFTPKAKRFLSHVGISKTAIYLNLNDNVQGKVARITRQETGSWQLADLNLGNKGVARAYSNDAFDDAFLVNYTDFLSPSAIYLGMPADKNSDWALLKSAPPRFNSAEMTVDQKEAKSKDGTMIPYFIIHKKNMKLNEKNPTLMYGYGGFESPILPYYLDSIGKVWIERGGVFVVANIRGGGEFGPSWHQAVLRENRTKVYDDFIAVAEDLIKSKITNAGHLGIQGRSNGGLLTGATVVRRPDLFNAALVEVPLLDMLRYHKLLAGASWMEEYGNPDDAKMREAILQYSPYQNVKADKKYPEIFFMTSTKDDRVHPGHARKMVARMKEQGHKVYYYENTEGGHAGNANIKQKILWNTLEYTYLWQKLGPAPK
- a CDS encoding PAP/fibrillin family protein — encoded protein: MKRFAAALSMAVFLVSPLLRADDTADRIKELKYEILQIAFDAQGEFDTDDNSVEVRQKLDPLVDELASLVPARTEQEKLIDVIGTWYQVWADGPGGQPGMGARADSIWQVVFPEGYYWNVARDQYGEAKNMGYLRGKFTVGDNALNIEFTKAVTNPDWSYSEPTRLAMLAEFGAFDKNPAPPEQSPIGKKGILQNVYVDEDIRIVRGGGGDFGNNTYLYILERD
- a CDS encoding TolC family protein; this encodes MFPRKSSFLFTLTSLAISFANAQEVYTFQQAVDLVKQNNADIRSSEQNLQSSKFTIDSYRGTYYPQLSGSLGYSQTGPNDPDNGSTGGSSYSATLNASQNIFNGFADVAKVDSAKAQARVSEASLAITKAKASYDLKVAYAYLLYAKDAEKITKDFLKRREDNLRMVELRFESGRENKGSLMLSQAYLLQSKSDLLKAAHGRETSESDLQKVLGLDGDRVVDVKDDIPLREPADKDPDYQQIAMTTPTRLQSVAQVDVSEASVTSAKSSFFPTLNLTGSVGKLDEQFFPDNDRWAVGATLSVPLFNGGRDYYSTKSATSSLYAAKSNLTSVERSLLSTLKKAFTSYQEAVADLKVNEAFLSAAKTRAEIARSKYNNGLLTFDDWDIIENDLITKTKTYLQSKRDRIVAEAAWEQAQGTGAIQ
- a CDS encoding efflux RND transporter periplasmic adaptor subunit: MSQSMNQNSKMSKKAKIIIGVVVLAVAAGGFIYYRSTKKETVTYRRVEAKKGDLEITILATGTVQPENRLEIKAPVAGRMESVLVKEGQKLVKGQVIAWMSSSERAAMLDAARSKGAEEYKRWSELYLATPIMAPISGTLILRSVEPGQTFTNTDAIFTMSDRLTVKAQVDETDISQIKLKEKAQIVLDAYPGQKIDATVDQIAFDAKTVNSVTTYIVDVLPQKAPPTMLSGMTANVTFFIESKKDVLLIPSESIKVQDGRTLVMVAGPDGKPQQRDVSVGSTDGRNTEVTDGVSEGETVMIAEVKLSRDGKKGSNPFSPMGGARPPRR